The following coding sequences are from one Electrophorus electricus isolate fEleEle1 chromosome 22, fEleEle1.pri, whole genome shotgun sequence window:
- the LOC113567665 gene encoding alpha-synuclein-like produces MDVLMKGLSKAKDGVAMAAEKTKQGVTGAAGMTKDGVLYVGTKTRDGVTTVAEKTVSGVSQVGGAMVTGVTTVAQRTVEGAGNIAAATGLVKRDMPKTDDEVKKLPVENSDLQDSDYSYAPDSE; encoded by the exons ATGGACGTGCTGATGAAAGGACTGTCAAAAGCGAAGGacggagtagccatggcagcggAGAAAACCAAGCAAGGCGTGACGGGCGCCGCAGGCATGACTAAAGACGGGGTCCTTTACGTTG GAACGAAAACCAGGGATGGAGTCACAACAG TTGCAGAAAAAACTGTCTCGGGCGTTTCCCAGGTTGGGGGTGCCATGGTAACCGGTGTCACAACAGTGGCTCAAAGAACCGTGGAGGGGGCGGGGAACATCGCCGCAGCAACTGGCCTTGTGAAGAGAGACATGCCCAAAACG gatgatgAGGTGAAGAAATTGCCTGTGGAGAATTCTGATCTGCAGGACTCAGACTACAGCTATGCTCCG GACTCGGAGTAG
- the nop14 gene encoding nucleolar protein 14 translates to MGKPPKKKNLADKVRKTKTSAQIKNNPFEVKINRKKFDVLGRKSKHDVGLPGVSRSKAINKRKETLLKEFRLKNKANKLIDRRFGEYDTKMAPEDKILKRFTLERQRTQARKDLYNLNEDEELTHYGQSLAEIEKLTDAVDSESDSEEKGLLSAELTAAHFGGGGLLRKKPSEDDDDGKEGREKPKTRQELIEELILKSKQEKRERQAQKEEAQELTEKLDQEWRSIQRLMAHKASRAEGSEEPLQPKLDDYDVMVRELGFEMKAQPSEKLKTAEELAREERERLQRLEADRQKRMLGDVGETTQAPSHLSADDLNDGFILDKDDRKTLSYQDGKWNVQEGEDEEGVKDSHEDDAEGDDEKDDDEEDEEEEEGVEGLSDLDSEQGSGADDEEEDGGEEDGAEQTPAKDEVVSQEERKVMQEAARAELPYTFKAPESYTDLKAMLQGHTSEQQCLIVERTQKCHHPSLAVGNKTKLQKLFGFLLEYVGELATQSPPELTTINALIPQIYSLCQLFPDATCKEMQTLLSDNAHSMEETIEVKGRAAFPGLDMLVYLKIVALLFPTSDFRHPVTTPAFLYISQALTKCPVVSLEGTLSGLLLCCLAVEFVSLSRRFIPELINFLLGLLHLAVPSDPCAGYRVVPPFRQQGKARELLLVRDPEASYSWRKKPLPLTLTNILTELQRDHYRLSVLHTCLDLVKRCTALYRELPSYQQIFQPIRTLLAKHLPVEGYPTPLQVLHREILEDLPESPSQHAPLVFEKKKPIPLKLLEPKIVEVLDYGKKRGSTKEEKERERLKHKYKREFKGALREIRKDTRFLAQTKLSDIMSRDAERKRKVKELYGSLATQEGEWKALKRKTQK, encoded by the exons ATGGGTAAGCCCCCGAAAAAGAAGAACCTTGCCGATAAAGTCCGCAAGACCAAAACGTCTGCACAAATCAAGAACAACCCATTTGAGGTGAAAATCAACAGGAAAAAGTTTGACGTCCTCGGCCGTAAGAGCAAGCATGATGTGGGGCTCCCTGGCGTGTCCAGATCGAAAGCTATTAACAAA CGGAAAGAAACCCTTCTTAAGGAGTTTAGGCTGAAAAACAAAGCCAATAAATTAATTGACCGGCGATTTGGGGAATACGACACCAAGATGGCTCCGGAAGACAAAATTTTGAAAAGGTTCACCTTGGAAAGACAG CGCACACAAGCCAGGAAGGACCTCTACAATTTGAACGAGGATGAGGAGCTGACCCACTACGGCCAGTCCCTGGCGGAGATCGAGAAGCTGACGGATGCGGTGGACAGTGAGAGTGACTCGGAGGAGAAAGGTCTCCTGTCTG CTGAGCTCACGGCCGCACACTTCGGAGGAGGGGGACTACTGAGGAAGAAGCCTagtgaggatgatgatgatggcaaaGAGGGCAGGGAAAAGCCGAAGACGCGCCAGGAGCTCATCGAGGAGCTCATCCTCAAATCCAAACAGGAGAAG AGGGAGCGGCAGGCTCAGAAGGAGGAGGCGCAGGAGCTGACGGAGAAGCTGGACCAGGAGTGGCGGTCCATCCAGAGGCTGATGGCGCACAAAGCGTCCAGAGCAGAGGGCAGTGAGGAACCCCTCCAGCCAAAG CTGGACGATTATGATGTGATGGTTCGGGAGCTGGGCTTTGAGATGAAGGCTCAGCCCTCAGAAAAGCTGAAGACCGCAGAGGAACTGgccagagaggaaagagaacgCCTGCAGAGACTGGAG GCTGACAGGCAGAAGAGAATGCTGGGAGATGTAGGCGAGACCACCCAGGCGCCAAGTCACCTGTCAGCTGACGACCTGAACGATGGGTTTATCCTGGACAAAGACGATCGTAAAACACTCTCTTACCAG GATGGAAAGTGGAATGTCCAGgaaggagaggatgaggagggtgtAAAAGATTCTCATGAAGATGATGCTGAAGGTGATGACgaaaaagatgatgatgaagaggacgaggaagaggaagaaggtgTTGAAGGTCTCTCTGACCTAGACTCTGAGCAGGGCAGTGGAGCTGAcgatgaggaggaggatggaggtGAAGAGGATGGAGCAGAACAGACTCCAGCCAAAGATGAAGTCGTTAgtcaggaggagaggaaagtCATGCAGGAAGCTGCCAGAGCTGAACTACCCTACACATTTAAAG CACCTGAGAGCTACACTGACCTGAAGGCGATGCTACAGGGTCACACTTCAGAGCAACAGTGCCTGATAGTGGAGAGAACCCAAAAGTGCCACCATCCCAGCCTGGCCGTGGGCAACAAGACCAAACTACAG AAATTGTTTGGCTTCCTGCTGGAGTATGTGGGGGAACTAGCCACCCAGAGTCCACCAGAACTGACCACAATAAATGCGCTCATTCC gcagaTATATTCCCTTTGTCAGCTTTTTCCTGATGCAACGTGCAAGGAGATGCAGACGTTGCTTAGTGACAACGCACACAGCATGGAAGAGACTATAGAGGTTAAAGGTCGTGCTGCCTTTCCTGGCTTAGATATG CTGGTCTACCTGAAGATTGTTGCTCTGCTGTTTCCCACCTCGGACTTTCGGCACCCCGTAACAACCCCTGCCTTCCTCTATATCAGCCAGGCCCTCACcaag TGTCCAGTGGTGTCTCTAGAGGGAACTCTATCCGGgttgctgctctgctgtttggCCGTAGAGTTTGTATCTCTCTCGCGGCGGTTCATCCCAGAGCTCATTAACTTCCTGCTGGGGTTACTGCACCTGGCTGTTCCCTCTGACCCCTGCGCAG gttacCGTGTGGTTCCTCCATTCCGACAGCAGGGGAAAGCCAGGGAGCTGCTCTTGGTTAGAGATCCTGAAGCCTCCTACAGCTGGAGAaagaagcccctccccctcacactcactaacaTACTCACCGAGTTGCAGAGAGAccactacag ACTCTCTGTGCTGCACACATGCCTGGACCTGGTGAAGAGATGCACCGCCCTTTACAGAGAGCTTCCTTCCTACCAACAGAtcttccagccaatcagaacccTTCTAGCCAAACATCTTCCTGTGGAAGGCTACCCCACACCCCTGCAG GTGCTCCACAGAGAAATACTGGAGGACTTGCCAGAAAGcccttcccagcatgcaccgcTTGTGTTTGAGAAGAAGAAGCCCATCCCACTGAAACTGTTGGAGCCAAAAATAGTAGAAGT ACTAGACTACGGGAAGAAGCGGGGGAGTACCAAGGaggagaaggagcgagagagactcAAACACAAGTACAAGCGGGAGTTCAAGGGCGCACTGAGGGAGATCAGGAAGGACACGCGCTTCCTGGCACAGACCAAACTCTCCGACATCATGAGCAG ggatgcggagagaaagaggaaggtgAAGGAGCTCTACGGCAGCTTGGCCACACAGGAAGGAGAGTGGAAGGCACTCAAGAGGAAGACACAGAAGTGA
- the LOC113567661 gene encoding vimentin yields MMRGSSYSQKTLTVCGSSRMRVQSPSPSRCRGLSHPRGRAGFQGQAVELGTELHQVHANEKEEMQELNVRFAGYIEKVQALEQRNSALRAELEVLQGRFKGGPSGLGEEYEVKFKEMRDLIEALTGEKGAADIERGYLEEEVEVWRLKLEEELALKEEAEMILREFRQDVDNATLQKADLEKRVEQLVAEIEFLKKLHDEEVADLLKQIEESKVTVELESDRPDLAAYLRKMRAEIESVAARNVQEAEKWYKGKFDTLKEHASKHESQMKTMKEEINTFRNQVTDLQNQIDSLRARNASLEQQLEDMELAHLDQVGSLEGIIAQLESQLCETKAEMGKYLADYQELLHIKLKLDAEIATYRKLLEGEEKRLGIVAAEGVADVKATAMAGNHENR; encoded by the exons ATGATGAGAGGCAGTTCCTACTCCCAGAAGACCTTAACCGTGTGCGGCTCGAGTCGCATGCGCGTGCAGAGCCCATCGCCGTCACGCTGCCGCGGGCTGTCCCACCCCCGTGGGCGTGCCGGCTTCCAGGGCCAGGCTGTGGAGCTGGGCACGGAGCTCCACCAGGTCCACGCCAACGAGAAGGAGGAGATGCAGGAGCTGAATGTGCGCTTTGCCGGCTACATCGAGAAGGTCCAGGCCCTGGAGCAGAGGAACTCCGCCCTCCGAGCGGAGCTGGAGGTCCTGCAGGGCCGCTTCAAAGGCGGCCCGTCCGGACTGGGCGAAGAGTACGAGGTGAAGTTTAAGGAGATGAGGGACCTGATCGAGGCGCTGACCGGCGAGAAGGGTGCGGCCGACATCGAGCGGGGCtacctggaggaggaggtggaggtgtggaggctGAAGCTGGAGGAGGAACTGGCACTTAAAG aggaggcagagatgATCCTGCGCGAGTTCCGTCAGGACGTGGATAATGCCACGCTTCAGAAGGCCGACCTGGAGAAGCGCGTCGAGCAGCTGGTGGCTGAAATAGAGTTCCTCAAGAAGCTCCATGACGAGGAAGTGGCCGACCTCCTCAAGCAGATCGAGGAGTCGAAGGTAACCGTCGAGCTAGAATCGGACCGGCCCGACCTGGCGGCCTACCTGCGCAAGATGCGCGCTGAGATCGAATCCGTGGCTGCCCGCAACGTGCAGGAGGCTGAGAAGTGGTATAAGGGCAAATTCGACACGCTCAAGGAGCACGCCAGTAAGCACGAGAGCCAGATGAAGACCATGAAGGAGGAGATCAACACTTTCCGCAACCAGGTGACCGACCTGCAGAATCAGATTGACAGCCTGCGCGCCCGCAACGCCTCCCTggagcagcagctggaggaCATGGAGCTGGCCCACCTGGATCAGGTGGGCAGCCTGGAGGGTATCATCGCCCAGCTGGAGAGCCAGCTGTGCGAGACCAAGGCAGAGATGGGAAAGTACCTGGCCGACTACCAGGAGCTGCTGCACATCAAACTGAAGCTGGACGCAGAGATCGCCACCTACAGGAAGCTGctggaaggagaggagaagaggctTGGAATTGTGGCCGCCGAGGGTGTGGCAG ATGTTAAAGCCACAGCCATGGCTGGCAACCATGAGAATCGCTGA